The genomic window aaacattcataTAAATTCTTTCATAAAGATTAAACAATAGCCAAATACaacttttatgaatataataaaaaataaaatcttactttGCACTCTCATATctatttaagtttgtttttcaatataatatactttactgtcaaattttgaatataggaactttcttaaatatttccaatttaaGCACCCATTAAAAATAGAAgatgtaacatttttaaaaataaaaaaaatagtaatcctaatttaacaatttgtaaaatgtGAATAGAATATGGTTACATAAtagcaattttatattataacaacataataaaaattaacatccTTACCCTATTGActttcattcaatataaaaataaatattttgtcaaaattaaaaataaaacaatacttaaatatcttattttgaatttaccGATTTCCACTTAACCATAAGACTGCTCCCATAGGGCACTAGGCCCTCAAAAATTTGCaaacattgttttaatgatTCTTGACAGTCACACAGTTCCATGCATGGCACATAAGGCTCTAATAATTCACATAAATCACAGATgcgtttatatgttttaaatgctGTGTCTAAGTTTCCCTTCTGAAGTTGGTCTATAACGCGCTCATTTAAAAGACTATTTTTAGATCTAACTAATTTTGGTGGTACATTTCTAGATTGTCTcatacttaaatacatataattaggCCAATTATTGACACATGCTTCACATAAGCAGgtgaatataaattgaaacttaAGCGAAGCCAGTCTTGAACTCCGCTCCTCTAATGCGTGATGGGGTCTGAAAACAGAAAAAACATACTATTGTAAAGGAGGTGCATACTAACAATAGACTATAGGGATATCAttgatggattttttttttgtaaatatatgtgtaCACACATCACATCTCAACTATTGTGGTTATCAATTTGACGACCTACggggtcgagtagtgtgtacaccggttttcatgggtacgccactccgaggtcccgggttcgattcccggccgagtcgatgtagaaaaacttcattagttttctatgttgtcttgggtctgggtgtttgtggtaccgttgttacttctgatatccataacacaagtgctttagctacttacattgggatcagagtaatctatgtgatgttgtccaatatttatttatttatttaatatagtaaaaaaaaaacaattaaaaaagaaattactaTATCTTACccataattatcaaaaatttgCATTCCTTTCTTAATTGGGCGCAGAGCAAACACAAACATCTTTGCAGAGCCTAATTTGGTGAATCTAACAATATTGGGGGCACAAGAATGATTAAAAAGGCTACAAAAAGCATAAGGTGCACTTGCCAAACTTATTTGGTCCACACAATTACCCTCCTTACTAGCTGCAATGGAACTAATGCCATGCATGTTGGTAGGACTTGTCATCAGGTGTAACAATAATAGTCCAGCTacacattcatttatttcatcatattcatgtttattttctgtttttaaaaaCTCAGAATTGTTTTCCAGAAATCTTAAAAATACAGCTGCCGTTAAAcctttttgaaatatatcaGAAATTGATCGTCTTTCTAAATTTGTAGCTAAAGTATGTATAGATGCATAGTATTTGGAATCATATATCCATTTATCATCAACCTTAACTTGCCCATGATGTTCAGTGTTCATATTGTCTTCAGCatctttaattgttttaaataaatctttccaTTCATTATGGTCATGACGAGCTTTGAGAACAGTTCTTAGAGCAAGCAGTTCAAGTTTTGTAAAGTCCATTTTAACAAGTGTTGCCATAAGTGAACATTCAATGTTGTGGTACTCCTTCCAAGCTTTTGCTTTACATTCATCACTGCAATAGAGACAATAGCAGCAGCCATCACATGGTAAGAGATTTAAACACCTCGAGAGACAATAATTACaaccaaataaatattgatctttCAGTAATAGTGTAAAATATGGATCCTCTTCTACTATGACTTCACCTACTTTTATGTCCTCTTTAGCAATCACATGTCTACCCATTTCTTTActtatcacaacttctaattTATTACTTGCACATAAATATTCAGAATGTTTCTCACTTgtcattttcaaatattcattaaaatcatcATTTTTGATTGTTTGTTTTTCGTTGCTTGAACACAATGCCTCGTTACACATTTTCTTTCTGTTATTTAGTTTCTCTGTCAATTTTGTAGGATATTCTAAAGAAAAAACTGTATCTATGTCTCGCACacattctttatatttatataattcatagaaAACAGCTGATCTATTAGACAGTGCTAAGCAATAGTTTTCAGAGTTTAAGGGTGCATGTAAAAGTGACAAGTTATAATACTGCCAAGCTTTATGGTACACTGTTTGTTCAAAGCATTTGTTGCCTAGGTTACGGTAATATATGGAACTGtcattgtttttctttatttcttgcACACTTGGAAAAGCATTAAGACCTTTCAAAGTTTTATACACAAAAAGTACTCGTTCACTATTAGTTTCTAGTGATAATAATTCTAAAGACATTTGCTTTATTTTACCCTGTGTCGTTAGTTTGGCAATGACACCTTCATAACAAGAATCAATAGACATTTTGTATGTGATAAATTTTGCAGTATTgatttttcaattcaaatatatagCAATGTCCCACTTTGCTACACCTTTTATTGTGATCAACTTAGGTTGTGAGATGATTTATGTGATCGATCAGAGATTAAAAACACAGAAAGTGCCATTGGATAAATCTgaaagaggtaaaatttaatataagtatgctataaataattatattatgtaaaaaaaaaaactattaataaaattattttcagtacTTACAGATATAGTCTCAGTCTTACTTCATCCTAAGCTTCTGGATGAGCTATTTATACCTCAACCGGCAGCGACACATGCAGTTATTAAGCAGCTACTTCAGGATATTTCCGCCACGTCTATTATGAAACTCGACGACTATTCTATGGGTAAATTATGGGATCTCATGACTATGATATTCAAATGGCAGCTATCTGTTgcaacaaatcaaaatat from Vanessa tameamea isolate UH-Manoa-2023 chromosome 17, ilVanTame1 primary haplotype, whole genome shotgun sequence includes these protein-coding regions:
- the LOC113400517 gene encoding SET and MYND domain-containing protein 4-like, with amino-acid sequence MSIDSCYEGVIAKLTTQGKIKQMSLELLSLETNSERVLFVYKTLKGLNAFPSVQEIKKNNDSSIYYRNLGNKCFEQTVYHKAWQYYNLSLLHAPLNSENYCLALSNRSAVFYELYKYKECVRDIDTVFSLEYPTKLTEKLNNRKKMCNEALCSSNEKQTIKNDDFNEYLKMTSEKHSEYLCASNKLEVVISKEMGRHVIAKEDIKVGEVIVEEDPYFTLLLKDQYLFGCNYCLSRCLNLLPCDGCCYCLYCSDECKAKAWKEYHNIECSLMATLVKMDFTKLELLALRTVLKARHDHNEWKDLFKTIKDAEDNMNTEHHGQVKVDDKWIYDSKYYASIHTLATNLERRSISDIFQKGLTAAVFLRFLENNSEFLKTENKHEYDEINECVAGLLLLHLMTSPTNMHGISSIAASKEGNCVDQISLASAPYAFCSLFNHSCAPNIVRFTKLGSAKMFVFALRPIKKGMQIFDNYGPHHALEERSSRLASLKFQFIFTCLCEACVNNWPNYMYLSMRQSRNVPPKLVRSKNSLLNERVIDQLQKGNLDTAFKTYKRICDLCELLEPYVPCMELCDCQESLKQCLQIFEGLVPYGSSLMVKWKSVNSK